The Cynocephalus volans isolate mCynVol1 chromosome 16, mCynVol1.pri, whole genome shotgun sequence DNA segment ATTTTGTGCGCATTGGACAAATCACAGGATTTCATTTGCTGCTCTATTTTTTACTGAAGTACCAGGGCCATCAAAGCCCTGCTGTGTGCCAAGTCCTGTGACCCTCCAGTAGGAGGAACAGCACATGGTTCAAGGACATGGGCCGTGAAACCACACTGCCTCGGTTCCCATCCCACCTCCATCACAGACTGGCTCTTTGTGACCTCAGGCATCTCTAAATTgcagtttctttatccataacATGGGCATAGCAAGAGAGCCAACTTTGTAGGGTATGGgacatttacatgaaataaaccTTAAAGTTTCAGTAATGTAGTAAATGCTCAGTGGTAGCTGTTTTGCTCTTTGATCCCTACATTTAAGGAGCTCAGTCTGGTCAGACAGACAGAACTAACAAATGAAACAAGTAGGGGACAATTAAATGATACTGACCACAAAGATAACATTAGTTCATGGACTGGAGAGAGATGTCCTGCTGGAAAAATTGGAGCTACTTCTAACAGTGAATGAATTTGAACTGCCAGAAGAATGGGTTGGATTTAGATATGTAAAGAGGAGATGCAGCCCACTGAGATGGGAGATAGCTAGATGTTCAGTTTTAGGAGGCACATCTATCTGACAAGGGATACGTGGAGCTCTTGGGTCTAACTTGTAAAAACAGGTTTCTAAAAGGCAGTAGCTTGGGATTTTATGCATTGTTCATTGTACTCTCACTGttgtataaatgaatgaacatgtaACGATATTAAGATGTGAAGCTTTGTGCAGGTCTTGATGACAGGCCTTGTGATGAGCTTGAACAATGCAGAGATTCCAGAAAACAAGGCATAAGAGCACCCTGAAAGTCAGTCAGAAGAGTTTGGATCTGATGCAATAAGGAATCCCACCATAAGTTCTGGAGTCATGACACAGGAGGGTTAGTCTGGGAGAGGCTTAGAGATGGATCCAGGAGATGTGAGACTTCCTCTTTGGGGCAAAGAAACTAGTGAAGAGATGGCAGTCCATGTCTGAGATGATAAAAAATGGcaatgggaataaaaaagaaagggaacATGCAAGAAAGATTCAAAGAGGAACAGCAGGATTTGATACAAAATAGGAGatgatatgtacatatttatatatactttaaagaagaaaaaaaaatggatgataGAGAGTAGTCCAAGGTGATAGGAAGACTTGAAGCTGAAATTGTTGGCAGGGCAGGAAGTAGAAAGGAAAGTGTACTAGTGGGATATACAAGGAGAGGAATtggtaagaaagaaaatgagttttCTTATTGATTATGTTGTGTTTGAATAGATTGTCAAGTGCAAGTGACTGGTGAGCATTTAAAAATGAGACTCGAATGGAAGTATTCCTAGCTATTTCAGCCTTCTTGGATTTCTCTTTTGTCAGCAATGGCAATGGTGGCAACGGTAGTGATAGCGGTAGATGTAGCAGCAGCCCACACGCAGATTATATGCCACACATAGTTCTTGAGCCCCTTGCCCATTTACCTCATTAGTCCGCAAGCAACCCTATGAATGTCATCTGtattttataagtgaggaaattgagacttggAGAGGTCTcatggcttgcccaaggtcatggtgAGCTGGTTGTAGGATTCACACTCCTAATGCACACACTAACTCTGCAAGACCACTTAGCACTTGATTACGTTGTCCTGCGTTCTGTGCTTCATGTGCATGAACCTTTAGATTCCTAACTCGACTGTTGGCTCTTCATAAAGATAATAATAGAGAACTCTTTATTTTTATGGAATTAGAAAATTTTTTGAAAGCTCAGGGTTGGCATACTTTTGAAGTAGCTGGAACAGATGCACATTGTAAATTGGTACTACCTTATGGAAAGCAATTGGGCATTAGGTGTCCAGGGTCAAGAAATGTAACTTTGATCTCATAATTTTATTCCTGGTTACTTTAGTCTCAGGAAATAgtccaaaaggaaaacaaattatgtatatgGGAATTTTAATTGCACTATTTCTGTTAATTACAGCAAAAGAATAGGAGACAGCCTAAATGACCACTAGTAGGGGAATGTTAATGTAAAAATACAGTACATTAATGCATTTGATGCATTTTATagtcttttaaaatgagaatgacTATTGGCATATGGAACAGCTCATGATAAAATGTTAAGGAAAAATGGAGGCAGGCTAAAAATTGTGTGCATATGCTGATTATAAGTAAAGTAGGTATGCATGTGAACAAAAGCtagaaagaaaacatgggaagGCTAACACTTTTATTAGAGTCCTAGAGTTATTTAATGAATGGCTGTGGATTGCTGATAACTAAGAactgtctactttttaaaaaattcttgggctggccccatggctcccttgggaaagtgcagtgctggtagcgctgaggctgcgggtttggatcctatatagggatggctggtgcgctcactggctgagcgtggtgcagaccacaccgtgccgagggttgtgatccccttaccagtcagaaaaaaaaaaaaaaaaaaaattcttaattccATTGCACTATGTTGAGGAGATGAGTTTTTACATTATAATGCAATTTCAAAGTTATTACACTACttggaaaaacataaaatgtagcATTGTAAATAATAATCAGCATTGTTTTAAAtccttctttgattttttaagtattttgactTCGATGTTGAATGTGTTAAAAGCTCTCCTGTTCATGTATTGCCAAAAAGCCATGTCAAAGTTCTGGAAAAATGCTAGACTGGGAAGGAAGAAGCAGTTACATTGCATAAGGAAGTGTGCCAGCAGGGTGTAGCCGGTGACTTGTGAGATCAGCAGCTTCCACCTGTTCAGGATCTTGTAGTTCACTGTGAAGAGCTCAGAGAAGAGCCTGCTTGCTGTTTGCAACAACCCTCCCTCTGAGGCAGGTAGACAGGTATGATCACCTCCCTTTCACAGGCAAAGGTGCTGACACTCAGAGTAAGTGACTAGTTGTGAGTTCTTGGGTCAATAAATGAGAAAGCTGAAACATAGCTACTTAGACTGTGCCCTGGAAAGAAACCTAGCAAGTGACCCAGAGTAAATGGTTAATTAGTAGTAGAGAAAGTGTTTTCCACACATGTTATATAGCAAGAGTGATCTAGCAATGGAGTGACCTAGTATAGAAGTTCTAATTTGTGGAGTGCACAGTAAAGGAACATTTAGAATGGGTTAGAGAGAGGTGGGCAGAACCTGGAACTGGGAAGGGATCCTTATGAATTGGCATTGGATTCATATcctgttgcttttattttatttatttttatttttttgttttgacgGTTGGCCAGGCCTATTGCTTTTAATAGAGGCGCAAGAGCAGTATGGGGAAGGTGGATGTGTGGGCAGTAGGGTCACTGGCTGGAACTAAGAGTGGGTGATAGGAGTAAGAGTGAAGGTGGACATATGGCAGGGGAGGTGAGGATAGTTACTAGATACAAGACTTGGACTTAAATTTTAGTACTATTGCAGGGGTGAAAAATAGTGGATGCTGGTCATTTGCAGTGAATTTCGAACCAGTCTGTAACTAACATTTCAATGTATCTTggcattttataatgaaaagaataataatcACATTGATACTTTAAAATGccattaaaatgatcattttgtTTGGATATCCATTCACTAGGCCAGTTAGTAGTTCAGTAAAAATTCTAATAATTATGTCTGGATTACTAagtataaaacaatttattttctttcccaggATTACATTCCATCACAACAAGATATTCTGCTTGCCAGAAGACCCACTAAAGGCATTCATGAGTAcgactttgaaattaaaaatgttcctTTCAAAATGGTTGATGTAGGTGGTCAAAGATCAGAAAGGAAACGTTGGTTTGAATGCTTCGACAGTGTGACATCAATACTTTTCCTTGTGTCCTCCAGTGAATTTGACCAGGTGCTTATGGAAGATCGACTGACCAATCGCCTTACAGAATCTCTGAACATTTTTGAAACCATCGTCAATAACCGGGTTTTCAGCAATGTCTCCATAATTCTCTTCTTAAACAAGACAGACTTGCTTGAGGAGAAAGTGCAAATTGTGAGCATCAAAGACTATTTTCTAGAATTTGAAGGGGATCCCCACTGCTTAAGAGACGTCCAAAAATTCCTGGTGGAGTGTTTCCGGAACAAACGCCGGGACCAGCAGCAGAAGCCCTTATACCACCACTTCACCACTGCCATCAACACAGAAAACATCCGTCTTGTTTTCCGTGATGTGAAGGATACTATTCTTCATGACAACCTCAAGCAGCTTATGCTCCAGTGATGTACAAAAGACTcgctattttaaaatctttttgtgtttttgattgttttctgtttgtttgttttttttaaatagcagtttACAAcaggaattagaaaaatcttgaTTCTTTGTTTAACTTCTTGGAAATTTTAGTCCTTCTGCAGCCTTTGGTTTGTGGCTGAAAACTGCTGAATAACACATTGCCAATATCTGCTGAAATTCAGGCTTTGATCTGTTTCACTGTGGCCTCCATTCAAGTTGAGTTATAACTTCCTGGCCAACCTCAGACTAGATATATTTCAggctttaaattctatttttcaaactGAATTCTCCTGTAGTGCCAAGTATAGAAGGTATCCTTAAATTCTTGCAGGTATGAGGTTAGAAATATTCAGTTCTAAAACAAGATATCTTCTGTCTGCCTTACACTTAGCAGCAACACTTTTGCCTGGCTTTATGGTGACCTCTTATTTTGAAATGGCTGTAGGAAAAAAGTTTGATCTAAGGAATGGCATTCTGTAGATTTACACAGGTTTAGTCctcatgttttttttaattgcttatcTATACaacagttttgttttaaaatttctgtggtTTCTGAAGGTAATGTTCTTGGTGTTTTAAAGTTTACATAAGGATTTTCGGTCTGATGCTAATGAAGAGTTCACAAATGTACAGGAGAGCAAAAGGAAAGCAAATGCCATATACAGTGTTTTGATCAAAAGTAATGAGTGAAATATAATTTGCCtttttcatatttaagtcttATGTAATTTAATGTGCCATACATGAAACAGTCTGGCCATAGCAACAACTAAAAACTGCAAGTAACTTGGAAATAGAACTTTCTAAATAAACATACCTGTTCCAGAATGTCATGTGTTTTACTTTTAAGTCCTATCTCGGTTGTCTTGGTCCTGACTGTAGGAAGTCATGGTTGCACCATCACAGACATCTTTCTTTTGCTGTCCTGTCCATTCCCATCGATTCCAAATGTGGCATTTACAggattttcttgtttatttggaGCTTGCCAAGGGCAGTATTTTCCTGTCAAACTATTCAAGAAGGCATTTTTGGGGATTCCTTTTCATTCTTGGTGTAATTCTAAGAGATACAATATGTACACATTTGTATATTGTTTATGAAATGCCAGCTTTTTTGAGGtacatttatatgttttaagGATGCTTCTAAGGATACATAGTAATTTTTTTAGTTCACACCTAAAGATGACTACATTTGACTTCCCCCAGTGCTTACTGAATTAAAACATACCCTTGAAGTAGCTTTGTGATTACAAATACATTTGTAGCGAATGCATCAGGACAGCTTGTTCGCAGTACTAAGAATACTGCCCTATAGGTTATATGTAGTGTTAAAATTGTACTAGAGTAACAAGGCTGGTAACAGTTTGACAAGTCTgacagcttttcttctttttctgaaaattgtGATTAAGACTGTGATATCTGTCCCTTTACTATATAGCTGACTGTGTTCTCA contains these protein-coding regions:
- the GNA13 gene encoding guanine nucleotide-binding protein subunit alpha-13 isoform X1 is translated as MADFLPSRSVLSVCFPGCLLTSGEAEQQRKSKEIDKCLSREKTYVKRLVKILLLGAGESGKSTFLKQMRIIHGQDFDQRAREEFRPTIYSNVIKGMRVLVDAREKLHIPWGDNSNQLNGDKMMAFDTRAPMAAQGMVETRVFLQYLPAIRALWADSGIQNAYDRRREFQLGESVKYFLDNLDKLGEPDYIPSQQDILLARRPTKGIHEYDFEIKNVPFKMVDVGGQRSERKRWFECFDSVTSILFLVSSSEFDQVLMEDRLTNRLTESLNIFETIVNNRVFSNVSIILFLNKTDLLEEKVQIVSIKDYFLEFEGDPHCLRDVQKFLVECFRNKRRDQQQKPLYHHFTTAINTENIRLVFRDVKDTILHDNLKQLMLQ